The nucleotide window CCGTCCAGTTCGAGCCGACCATGGCCGAGAAGGAGCGCAACATCGCGCGCCTGCTCGAGCTGTGCGAGGAGGCGGCGGTAGGGGGCGCCAAACTGATCGTCACCCCGGAGATGGGGACCACCGGCTATTGCTGGTACGATCGCGCCGAAGTGGCGCCGTTCGTCGAGCCGATCCCGGGGCCGACCACGGCACGGTTCGCCGCACTGGCGCGCAAGCACGATTGCTACATCGTCGTCGGCCTTCCGGAGGTCGATGGGGACGGCATCTATTACAATTCCGCCGTCCTGATCGGCCCGGACGGATTGATCGGGCGTCACCGCAAGACGCATCCCTATATCTCCGAGCCGAAATGGTCGGCGGCGGGCGATCTGCACAATCAGGTGTTCGACACCCCGATCGGGCGGATCGCGCTGTTGATCTGCATGGATATCCATTTCGTCGAGACCGCGCGGCTGATGGCGCTGGGTGGCGCCGACATCATCTGCCACATCTCCAACTGGCTGGCCGAGCGCACGCCTGCGCCGTATTGGATCAGCCGGGCGTTCGAAAATTCCTGCTACGTGATCGAGAGCAATCGCTGGGGGCTGGAGCGCACCGTGCAGTTCTCCGGCGGAAGCTGCGTGATCGCGCCGGACGGCAGCATCGCCGCGGTGATCGACGGCGGCGACGGCGTGGCGTTCGCCGAGATCGATCTTGAAACCGCGCGGGCGCGGCGGATCGGCGGCGAGGCGGTGTTCCGGCAGCGGCGGCCCGAGCTGTATCCGGAACTGCTGACCGGCACCTTCAGTTGGAATCCGTACGACTTCTTTGGCCTGTACGGCCACGAGGCGTGGCCGAGGGGCAAGCGCTCCAAGCTCAGCGCCGCGCAGTTCGCCCCGAGCGGCGACATCAGCGCCAATCTCGATCGGATCGAGGCGCTGGCCCGGCAGGCGAAGGCGGCCGGCGCCGAGATGGTGGTGTTTCCCGAGCTGAGCGTCACCGGGATCGACGATCCGGCGCGCACAGCCGTCGCTGTGCCGAGCCCGGCGACTGACCGGCTCGCTGCGCTGGCGGGCGAGCTGTCGCTGCATCTTGTCTGCGGCCTCGCCGAGCGCGACGGCGACGTGCTGTACAACAGCGCGGCGCTGATCGCCCCTGACGGTCGTATCACCATCTATCGCAAGACGCATCTGACCGAGGACGAGCGGAGCTGGGCTGCGGCTGGTGACAGCTTCGTCGTGACCGATACGCCGCTCGGCCGCGTCGGCCTGCTGATCGGGCACGACGCGATGTTTCCAGAGGCCGGCCGCGTGCTGGCGCTGCGCGGCTGCGACATCATCGTATGCCCGGCGGCGATCGCGACCCGTTTCAGCACGCCGCACGCCGGGACGAGCGTCTCGCAGCCGGCACCGATCCCGACCGGGGCCGATCCGCATCATTGGCATCACTTCCGCGTCCGCGCCGGCGAGAACAACGTGTTCTTCGCCTTCGCCAACGTGGCCGATGCGGCGCGCGGCTATCTTGGGCTGAGCGGCGTGTTCGGACCGGATACGTTCGAATTTCCGCGCCGCGAGGCACTGATCGAAGGCGGGGAGGGCGTCGCCACCGCAACGATCGACACCTCCAATCTCGACAGCGTGTATCCGACCAACGTGGTGAGGCGGAAGGATCTGGTGGCGATGCGGATGCCGCACAGCTACCGGCCGCTGGTACAGGCCGTTGCCGGCAACTACTAACCGAGGGGAGCGAGCATGGATCTGGGATTGAAGGGCGCCAAGGTACTGGTCACCGGCGGCACCAAAGGCATCGGGCGGGCGATCGCCGAAACCTTCGCGGCGGAAGGCGCGCATGTCGGCCTGTGCGCGCGCAATGCGGCAGAGGTCGACAGCGCGGTAGCGGCGCTGCAGGCGACCGGCGCGTCCGCCTTCGGCGGCGCGGTGGATGTGTCCGATGGGCCGGGGTTGAAGGCATGGGTCGCCGACATGGCGGCCAAGCTCGGCGGCATCGATGTGGTGGTCGCCAATGTCAGCGCGCTGGCGATCGGCTCGGACGAAGAGAGCTGGGCCAAGGGCTTTACCACCGACATGATGGGCACTGTGCGGCTGGTCGATGCAGCGATGCCGTACCTCGAACAGAGTCAGCAGCCGGCGATCGTCACCGTCTCCAGCGTCTCGGGCCGTGAGATCGACTTCGCGGCGGGGCCCTACGGCACCTTCAAGGCGGCGATCATCCACTACACCCAGGGCCTCGCCTATCAGCTCGCCGGCAAGGGAATCCGCGCCAACACCGTCTCGCCCGGCAATACGTATTTCGAGGGCGGGGTGTGGGAGCAGATCAAGAACGGCAACCCCGATCTCTACAACACCGCGCTGGCTCTCAACCCGACCGGCCGGATGGGCACGCCGCAGGAGATGGCGAATGCCGTGGTGTTTCTTGCCAGCCGCGCCGCCAGCTTCATCACCGGCACCAATGTAGTGGTCGATGGCGCGCTCACCCGTGGCGTGCAATTCTGAAGTGCTGCACGTCAAGATAGGCCGGCTTCATTCTGTAGGATGGAATGATGGTATCACCAATTACCTTTGTGGGGTGAGCACGCCCAAATAACCAAGTGCCGCGTGCTGATCAGTTGCGACGCGGCCTTTGGATCAGGCTATACAGCCGCGTTCCGGGTGGTGGGGGCCGCGGTGTCGAGTAGCAGAAGTAACTGCGCGGTCTGTCGATCTGCGACGGAGCTGCTGCGCGCGCGACCGCTTGTCGAGGGCTACGAACTTCGCGACTATCCGTGCCCGCAATGCGGCCGCGTGTTTCAGATCGTCGTCAAGTGCGAGGAAGTTCAGCCGCGGCAACCGCCGCAGCCGGATAAGCCTTGAGCCGGTCGCCGGGGGCGGGCGCGGTGCATTGCACCACGGCCTGATCGACCCGGAGCGTCACCGGATCGCCGACGCTGAGGTCACTCACTCCTGACAGGCGGAGCCGAAGTTTGCGGCCGTCGACCAGCACTGCGCAGGTGCCGCTCGCATTGCGTTCGTCGAGATAGATGCCGGTGACGACAAACGGATCGCTGCGCGCGACGCTGCCGAATGACTCGGCAGGCGTGCCGTCGAACACCACGCGGCCGTGCTCCATCCGCACCAGGCGGTCGGCGAGGCGGAGGATTTCCGAAGGATCGTGGCTGACCAGCAGCGTCGTGGTGGCGAAGCGGCGATGCAGCCGCAGCAGATCGTCCTGCAGCTTGCGTCGCATCGCCGGATCGAGCGCCGACAGCGGCTCGTCGAGCATCAGCAGAGCCGGCCGCCGCGCCAGCACCCGGATCAGCGCCAGCCGCTGCTTCTGGCCACCGGACAGCCGGTCCGGCATGGCGTCGGCGAGGCCATGAAGCTCGACCAGGTGCAGCAGTTCGTCGACCTCGTCGCGACACCGACGTGATCCGATCGCGTAGTCGACGTTGCCTCGCACCGTCATGTTCGGAAACAGCGCGTAGTCCTGAAACACCAGCCCGATCGAGCGCTTCCGCGTCGGCACGTGCAGCCGTGCTGCGGTGTCGCACCAGTGTGTCGCGCCGATGCGGATGCTGCCCTCCGCCGGCCGTGTCAGTCCTGCGGCGGCGCGGAGCAGGGTGGTCTTGCCGGCGCCTGAGGGACCGGTGATCGCCAGCAGCGAGCCGGGCGCGATCGTCAGATCGACGTCGAGCCAGAATGGCCCGGCGGGCCCGCTCAGCGGTGTCCGGATGCGCAGCGCGATGTCGTCGGTCCGATTCTCCATTGCCAGTCCGCCAGTCGATATCGTTATATAGTGAAATATACAACGATTGGCGTCTCTGCTAGCCAAATGCGGCGAGCGGAGCCAAAGGCGAGGGGATTGAAATGGCGTGGGCGGTGAGATCGGCGGTGATGGGCTTGGCTGTGGTGTCGTTTGCGGCGCCGGCCGCCGCGGACGAGACGACGCTGGCCGCGGGCGCCGGCTATCGGCGGCCGATTGCCGAATTGGCGGCAGCCTACGAGAAACAGTCCGGCGACAAGCTGCTGCAGGTGTATGGCCACATGGGGCAGGTGCTGGCGCAGGCGCGCGAGAGCACCCAGATCGCCCTGGTGTGCGGCGACAAGGCGGTGCTGGAGAAGGCCAAGGATCTCGGGTTTGCGCAGATCGCGCCCCTCGGCCTCGGGCGGCTGGTGATCGCCTATCGCAAGGGGCTGGCGCTCGCGAAGCCTGACGACGTGTCGGCGCCCGAGTTCAAGCGAATCGGCATCCCGGATCAGGCCAGCGCCGTCTATGGCAAGGCCGGCCGGCAGTTTCTCGAACGCAGCGGGCTCGCCGCCACGATCGATGCGCGGCTGGTGCCGGTCGCCACCGTGCCGCAGGTGACCAGTTACGTCGCCAGCGGCGAAGTCGATGCCGGCTTCATCAATGCCACCGAGGCGATCGGCGCGGCCGGCAACATCGGCGGCTATGTCGCGGTCGACGGCAAGCTGTACGATCCGGCCGAGATCGTCTGCGGCGTACGTGCGCCGGCCGCGAAGGTGGCCGAGAGCTTTGTGCAATTCCTCGGTACCGAGCAGGCTCGCGCCATCCTGCAGCGCTACGGGCTGTAGGCCGCGATGTTGGCGGCTGCGATCGAAGCGCTGCGCGATCCGGCGCTGATCGCACCCGCTCTGCTGTCGCTCAAGATCGCCGCAGCGACGCTGGTGCTGCACATCGTGTTCGGCACCTTGCTCGGCTGGGCGCTGGCGCAGCGATCCTGGCCGGGTCGCACCGTGCTCGACGCGGTGGTGACGATCCCGCTGGTGTTTCCGCCGATCGCGCTCGGCTTCTTTCTGTTGCTGTTGCTCGGTCGGCGCAGCCCGGTCGGGCAGTGGCTCGACGCCGGCTTCGGCTTCAGCTTCGTGTTCTCGGTCGAAGGCGTTCTGCTGGCCTCGGTGATCGCCGGCCTGCCGCTGGTTGTGAAGCCGATCGAAGCGGCGATCGCCAGCGTGTCCCGAAGCCTGGGCGAGGCGTCACGGACGCTCGGCCGCAATGAGTTCGAGACCTTCCTGTTCGTGATTCTGCCGAACATCCGCGGCGCGATCGTCGCCGGCCTGGTGCTCGGGACAGCGCGGTCGCTCGGCGAGGTCGGCATCACCTTGATGCTCGGGGGCAACATCGTCGGCAAGACCAACACGATCTCGCTCGAGGTCTACAACGCCGTGTTCAATGGCGAATACGGCCGTGCCGCGGTGCTGTCGGCGCTGCTCGGTGCAGTGTCCCTCGTTGTGTTCGGGGTGCTGCGGCGAGCGTCGCGAGCGATTCCCGCTTAGATCGCGCCGCGATCGCGGCCGTCGCTCGGGGCGAGTTTCGCGCTCAGCTTCTCCAGCGAATCCGCCGATGGTGGCGCCTTCTGAAACTCCCGAATCGCTTCGGCGAGTTCCTGGTCGGTCATCGGCGTTGCCGGCTGTCGCAGGCTGCCGGCCGCAAGACCGTTGGCGATCCAGTCGAGGTGTTCGTCCGGTCCGTCGAAGAACTGGCGGATGCGGGCGAGAAACGCTCTGTAGGGCACGGGGCCTCCGATGGTCGAACCTGCGCCAGATCGCTTCTGTGCGCTTCAGACGTTGCCTCGGTTCCTGAAGAGGAACGAGTCTCGGCACTCTAGGCGCCTCGCATCGAGTGGTTTGTGTCTTTTGATACAGAGGATGACGCAGCGTCCGGGAGGCAGCCAGACCGGATTCGCCGGCCTGGCACGGAGCGGACGAATCGACAGCATGAGGTCGCCGCGCGAAAAGGCATCAGGCCGCCTCTCGGGGCAAAGCCGGCGAGGCGAAATTTCGTGAAATATATCAGGGGCTTGGGGTGGCGGAGACGGAGGGATTCGAACCCTCGATAGGGCTTTACAACCCTATAACGGTTTAGCAAACCGCCGCCTTCAGCCACTCGGCCACGTCTCCGGTGCGCTCGATATGCCCGACAGCGCCGCGGCCCGCAAGCAGGATTGCGCGGATTGCAGCCGCGACCTTTGGGCCTGTGCACGGTGATCGCCGCAACACCGGGCGGGAGCCGGCAGAGGACGGGTTCCGAGGCCCACTCTGCAACTCGGATTCGCGCGAAGCGAGGAAACGATTCTCAGGAATCGGCCCGCAGCACGCAGGCAATCGCCATGGTTTACCCCAGTCATCCACGCTCGGGACCTTGTTGCGATGCGGCATCGGTCACGGGTTGCGGTTTTGGAAATTCTGGAAAATCAATAGCTTATTAGGCGACAGGGAGAGGTCTGAGTGTTATTTGTGCAACACCCCTACGAAAACGGGACGCAGAGCATGGCTCCCTTGTTGCGTGTGCATCACTGTTAGGTAATTGTCGTGATGCGACGGAGGGGGGCATCCCGAGGTCGCCCCGTAATAGGTGGTTCGCTTAAGTCCCTCGCGTTCAGCGGGTGTCCGAAGGCGCGAAGCGGCTAGGCGGGTTTCTGGGATTAAGGGGCCAAGGCGGGTGCGTGCACTTTGCGGATCGGAACCTTCCCGACAGAGCAACTTGGAGGTTTACATGAACATCGTTAAGGGCCTTTTCCTCGGCTCAGCGGCGGCGCTCCTCGCCGTTGGCGGCGCGCAGGCCGCTGATCTGCCGTTGAAGGCGAAAGCCGTCGAATACGTGAAGGTCTGCTCGATCTACGGCGCCGGCTTCTACTACATCCCGGGCACCGACACCTGCATCAAGCTCGGCGGCTATCTGCGCGCCGACGTGACCATCGGTGGCGGTTCGGCCTACAACATGCCGGCCTGGAACAGCAACGCCGGCCAGAAGAACCGCCTGTCGAACGACTACATCTTCCGGTCTCGCCAGGATCTGAACATCGACACCCGCACCGCGACCGAATACGGCGTGGTCCGCACCTACTTCGATGCGACCTTCAACTGGACCACCGGCACCGACACGGTCGCCAACGGTCATCTTGGCGTGTACTACGCCTTCGTGCAGTTCGCCGGCTTTACCTTCGGTAAGGCGGTGTCGCAGTTCGATACGCCGTGGACCGGCTATCCGGGCAACAACACCTCGTTCCTGCTCGGCGGCTACGACGACGTCACCGGCATCAACCAGGTGGCCTACACTGCGGAATTCGGCAACGGCGTGTCGGCCTCGATCTCGCTGGAAGATCAGTCGTCCTACCTGCAGTCGGCGCTGTACAACACCTCGTTCGCTCCGAACTTCCTGGCCTACGGCGCCAACTCCTACGCCGGCACCTCGATCCCCGACATCGTCGGCAAGATCCGCGTCGATCAGGCCTGGGGTCTGTTCCAGGTTTCGGCCGCCGCGCATCAGGTTCGCGCCAGCTACTACAACACCGCGCTCGAGACCTCCGGTCATCCGAGCGACACCTGGGGCTATGCGGTCCAGGGCGCTTTGTCGCTCAAGAACCTGCCGACCGGCCCCGGCGACAGCATCAACATCACGGCGACCTACTCGAACGGCGCGACCCGTTACGTGCTGGGCGGCGTGAGCCCGAACTCGTTCGCGATCTACGGCAACAACTCGGTTCCGGGCACCTATCAGAGCGTCGCCTTCGGCGTTGCGGCTGACGGCGTGTTCGCCGGCACCAACAACCTGAACGGCACCGGCATCGAGAAGACCTCTGCGTGGGGCGTCCGTGGTGCGTTCAACCACAACTGGAACCCGAACTGGTCGACCTCGCTGTTCGGCGCCTACACCAAGCTCGACTACAACGGCACTGCGACCGCTCTGATCTGCACCGGTCTCGGCGCCAATGTGGCCGGCTTCAACTGCAACCCGGACTTCGCGATCGCGCAGGTCGGTACCGTCACCCGCTGGACTCCGGTCAAGGGTCTGACCCTGTCGGGCGAAGTGATGTACACCTATCTCGATCAGGCGTCCTCGGGCATCCTGCCGCTGACCGCCGCCGGAACCAAGCCGGCCGCGTTCTACGAGTTCAAGGACCAGGGCGTCTGGAGCGGCAACCTCCGCGTTCAGCGCAACTTCTGATCCTCGCTTCGTAAGCGAGTATCTGATCAACCCCGGCGGGCAACCGCCGGGGTTTTTCGTTGTGGCGGGTCTGACCGCAGGTGTCGGATCGGATGCAGAAGCCGTTGATTCTGTGGCCGGCATCTGCACTCAGCCTGTCGGATCAGGACGCTGCGCCAAAAGTGGCAGGTCTGCTTCAATCAGTCGATGAAGCTCCGGTGCAGTCCGGGACGGGTGAAATACGATTGGCCCCGCAAGGCGCCTGCTCGGATCGCGCGGCTGCTTCCGGGGTGTCGATCATGGCTGGCCGGAAAGGTGCGTCGTTCTATTCGCGACCGGCGCCGCGGCGCAGGTCGGCTTCGATCTGCAGCCGGTGTCCGCCGCCGAAACGTGCACGATACACCTGCAGATTTTCCATGATGCGCTGCACGTAGTTGCGGGTTTCCGAAAACGGGATCAGTTCGACCCAGTCGACGGCGTCGACTTTCGGATCGCGCGGGTCGCCGTAGCGCTCGACCCATTTGCGCACACTGCCGCGGCCGGCGTTGTAGCCGGCGAAGGTCATGATGTAGGAGCCACGATAGTCTTCGATCAGGCCGCCGAGCTCGGCGGCGCCGACCGCCGCGTTGTACACCGAATCGGATTTGAGCCGCTGGAGGTCGAAGCTGCAGCCGTGGCGGCGGCAGACGTATTTGCCGGCGTCGGGCGTCACCTGCATCAGGCCATAGGCGTTGGCCGGAGAAACGACTGCCGGGTTGAAGCCGCTCTCCTGGCGGGCGATCGCATAGACGATCGCGCGTTCGACCTCGGGGCCGACCGACCTGAATTGCGGGATGCCGATCACCGGATATGCGTAATGCTCGAACGGCAGGCCACGATTGAGCGCCGCCTTGCCGACGAGCAGCATCGCGCGAGCATCGTTGTGACGCGCCGCGGTTTCGCTGAGGCCGATCAGGGCGTCGACGTCGCCATTCTCGCCGACGTCGGCGTAGATCGGAATCGCCATGTCGCCTTCGTCGATCGCGTACAGCAGGTTCACCGCGCGGACGACTTCGAGCCGATCGGCGTTGCGGCCGTGGCCGGACGGTGGGCCATTGAGGTCCAGTTGAGGCAGACCGAGCTTGGCGCGCGACAACTGGCCATAATAACTGGTCGAGTGCGCCGCCGATGCGGAATAGGCGGCACGTGCTTCCTGAATGCGGCCGGCGGCCTCCGCGGCGCGCCCCTGCCAATAGCCGGCGCGTGCCAGTGATGTCGGATTGGTGGTTTCGCGGCCCAGCCGGGCGAAGTGCCGCGTCGCGGTGGCTGGATCGCTCAGAAACCGCAGCGCGATCCATCCGGCGGTGAATTCATGCTCGGTCTGATAGACGCTTCTGGTCGGTATGGCCGCATCGCGCGCGACCAGATAGGCCAGACGATAGTCGCCGATGTCGATCAGCTTGCGCGCCACCAGGCGGCGCTCGATCCACCATTCGTCGAGATTGTGCAGCCGGTTCGGGTCGCGCGGCACGGTCAGCATCAGGCGGCCGGCTTCGACGATCTTGTCGTCCCGCCGCAGCACGCGAATCTTGCTGAACAGATAGCCGGGATCGTGATGAAGTTCGGCCGGGACGGCCGCAAGCAGGGCCTTTGCGTTCGACTCCTTCTTCTCGACCGCAATCCGGGCCCGGGCGAGGGCGAGCTGTGCATTGCCGAGTCGCCTTGCGGCGCGCAGCGCTGGTCCGAGATCGTTGCCGTAGAGAAATGCGTCCATCCGCGCCTTGTGGTCGCTCGGCGTGATCAGGGGGCCGAACAGCTCCATCGCGGTGGTTTCGTTCGCCTCGGACATGGTGTCGTTGCGCCAGGCGTCTCGGACCAGTTGCTCGGCCGCGCGGCGGTCGCCGCGCGCCAGCAGCGCACGCGCCAGTGCCAGCTTGCCTTTGCCGATCGAAGGCTGTGCGTCGTTGAAGAAAGCCAGCACGGCCGCGTCGTCGCGCCGGTCGTCCCACAGCGCCGCCTCCGCGCGTCGGCGGAAGAAACTCTGCGACGGCCAACTCGGATTCGCCCGAATGAACGCAGAATAGCGCTCCACACTGACGCCGTTGTTCTCGCTCCGCAGGATCACCCATTCTGCGAGTTTGCGGGCGACGGGATCGGATATCGAGTTCGCGACGTCGGTGGCGTCACCGGGCTTACGCTGGCGAATCAGCTCGACGACCTTTTGCAGCGCGCCGGCATCGGCAGACGAGGTCGCCGTCGTCGCGGCGACGGCCGAGCGATTGGCCGGCTTGTGCAGGGTCGCCGCCGGTGGACGTTGTCGCATCGGTTCGACTGCGTCGGCCGGGCTGGTGACGGCGAGCTTGGTCGACGGTCGCGGGTCGGGCTTCGGCAGCGACTGGGCGGCCACGGGTTTGGGCGCAGTGCTGCCCACCGCCGGCCTCGGTTTCGGCAGAGGCACCTTGTTGGAAGCTGCGAACGCCGCATCGGTGATCCCGGCAACACCAATGCAGAGCGCCAAGGTCGCGGCCGAGGTCAGTAGCGCGGCCGCGAACGGGGGGAGGCGTGTGGGGGATGGATGCAAAGCGCAGTGGCCTCCCTATGGGGGCGATTCGGCAAGTCTGTCAGCATCGGCCGACGGAGTGAAGGCATTCCGCGGAGGCCCCGTGGAATTGCCGAATTTTGTTTGCAGCGATTTAGGGGCAAAAACACGACGCCGCGGTCACGCCGAGGTGAGTCCGATCGCCGCAGGGGGCGGATCGTGGGCGGGAGCCGCGACCGTGTTCGGAAACAGAAACGGCGCCGGTGTCGGCGCCGTTTGGAGATCGATCAACGAGGGATTACGGGCAGGGGTGCCGCCGCCCGTCATAACCGAGATAGGTGCCGGAGGCCGGGTCGTAGGATTTGAAGCGCTTGCGGCAATACGCTTCGGTGCGACGATCGGCGGGCACGACGGTCACGGTCGGCTCGTCGTCATCGTAGTAGTAGTACGGATCGCCGTAATAGCCGTAATAGTAGGGCGATCCGATCACGCCGATTCCGACGCCGGACCAGTATCCGCCGCCCCGCCAGGGCCGGCCATGCCAGCCACCGCCGTGCCAGTGCCGGCCACCACCGTGCCAATGCCGGCCGCCACCTTGCCAGTTGCCACCACCGACCCTCGGACCGACGGGGGCACCGCCGGCGATCGCGCGTCCGGCCAAATCACCGCGGCTGATACCTCCCCCTCCGAACATCGGGCCGCCGCCGCGTGGCCCGCCTCCTGAGAACGCAGGACCGCCGCCGCGCGGGCCGCCGCCGCCGAACGCGGGGCCGCCGCCGACAGCAGGGCCACCGCCGCCGCCGCCCCCTCCAACGGCCGGACCGCCGCCACCGCCGCCGGCCACCGCCGGTCCTTGCGCCAGACTCGGCGCGATGCTCAGGGGAAGGGCGACGACAAAAGCCGCCACGGCAGTCAAGGTCTTAAAATTCATCATTTTTCGGCTCCATCGACGGGAATTGCCCGGAACACCCGCTCTCGCTCTCAACCCGGTCGGATCGCGGTCGTTCCGGTCACTCGCCGCCGTCGAGCAAAGCTGATCAGATCCCGCTGTATAGAGGCTGAATGAATTGCGGTGATTTTGCGGAGCCTGCTCCGGCTTGTTCGCAGGCATTCGCAACGGCTGCTGGACAATCGGTTCGGCGGGTGGCATCAGGGAAACTGCTGTCGCCGAGGGATGGGCCGAGATGAAACTGTTTTTGCTGCGGATTTTTACCTGGTGGAACGGCTTCACGTTCGGCACCCAGCTCTGGACCTGGCGGTTCGGCGAGCTGGTCGGTACCGATGACCAGGGCAACCGCTACTTCCGCACCAAAGGCGGCAAGATCGACCCCACCCTCGGCTTCGAGCGGCGCTGGGTGCTGTACAACGGCTATGCCGAGCCGAGCCGCGTGCCGCCGGAATGGCACGGCTGGCTGCACAACGTCGTCGACGTGCCGCCGACCGAAGAGAGCTACACGCCGCGCGAGTGGATGCAGCCGCACCAGCCGAACCTGACCGGCACGCCGCTGGCGCACCGGCCGACCGGCTCGACGCTGTCGATCGGCCGCCGGCCGAAGGCGACCGGCGACTATCAGCCCTGGACTCCGGGCGCCTGAAATTTGTCTCGCTGTCGCGGCCGATCAGCCCGCCGGCAGCCTCTCTCGTGACAGCCGATCCGACGCACGCTTGACAGCATCGACACGGCGCTGACGCGCCCCCTGCATCCGCTGCTTTAACATCGCCACCACCTCTTGCGGCGCGGTGTCCGGCGAACCGGCGTTGAACGGCGGCGCCGGATTGTACTCCAGCATTAATTGAATCGCCTGCGCGGTCGGGCGGTCGGCCAGCAGCTCCGCCAGGGTCAGCGCAAAGTCGATTCCAGCAGTCACCCCGCCGCCGCTGATGCGGTTGCGGTCGATGCAGACGCGCGACCGCTCCGGAATCGCACCGAACGCCTTCAGATCCTCCAGCGCCGACCAGTGCGTCGTGGCGCGGTAGCCGCGCAGCAGGCCTGCCGCGCCGAGCACCAGCGCGCCGGTGCAGACGGAGGTGAGATAGCGCGCCTGTTCCGCCTGACGGCGCAGGAAGGCGAGGGTGTCCTCGTCGTTGACCAGATCGTCGGTGCCGGCGCCGCCGGGTACGCAGATCACATCGAGCTGCGGACAGCCCGCGAAGTCGATGGTCGGCGGCAGCATCAGCGCGGTGTCGCTGGTGACCGGGGCCATCATCTTGGCCACCAGATACACTTTCGCGTTCGGCAACCTCGAGAACACCTGCAGCGGCCCGGTGAGGTCGAGCTGCGTCAGGTTCGGAAACAGCAGCAGTCCGATGGTCGTGGTGGTCATGTTGGTCTCCGTGAAACGGCCTGGCGCGCGTCAGCGCTTGACGGAGCCAATCTGGCATGCTCGGCTGTTGACCGAAATGGTATATTTCCCTCGTTTTCAGACAAACCCTCAGCGAGGCGCTTCATGATCGGCGTGCTGATCTATCCGGATTTCCAACTGCTCGATGCCGCAGGGCCAATCGCGGCGTTCGAGATCGCTGCACGCTACGCGAAGCTGGCGCCTGCCATCAGAGTGATGGCGGCAGAGGCCGGAGCGGTGCGTAGTTCATCAGGCGTCGAGCTGCTGGCGCGTGGCCTGCGCCACGATCGGACGATGCGGACGCTGATCGTCGCCGGCGGTGAAGGGGTTCGCGCGGCGGCGCGGTGTCCACGGCTGCAAGCCTTCCTGAAGGCCGCCGCGAAGCGCGGCTGCCGCATTGCCAGCGTCTGCTCCGGCGCCTATGTGCTGGCCGAAGCCGGACTGCTCGATGGCCGGCGCGCCACCACGCATTGGGGGCGCAGCCGCGACTTCCGGATGCGCTATCCGCAGGTTCGGCTGGAGCCGGACCGGATCTTCGTGCGCGACGGCGAGGTGTGGACCTCGGCCGGCATCAGCGCCGGCATCGATCTGGCATTGGCGATCGTCGCCGAGGACTATTCCGACGCGATCGCGCGCGATGTCGCGCGGCAGTTGGTGGTGGCGCAGCGCCGCGCCGGCGGTCAGTCGCAGTTCTCGTCGCTGGTCGAGCTGCAGGCGCCGTCCGGGCGGTTCGCCGGACTGCTGTCGTGGATGCGCGAACATCTGGACACGCCGCTCACGGTCGAGCAATTGGCCGAGCAGGCGGGGATGAGCACGCGGCATTTCGCCCGCGCGTTTCGGGATG belongs to Rhodopseudomonas palustris and includes:
- a CDS encoding nitrilase-related carbon-nitrogen hydrolase, which translates into the protein MSQLLKVATVQFEPTMAEKERNIARLLELCEEAAVGGAKLIVTPEMGTTGYCWYDRAEVAPFVEPIPGPTTARFAALARKHDCYIVVGLPEVDGDGIYYNSAVLIGPDGLIGRHRKTHPYISEPKWSAAGDLHNQVFDTPIGRIALLICMDIHFVETARLMALGGADIICHISNWLAERTPAPYWISRAFENSCYVIESNRWGLERTVQFSGGSCVIAPDGSIAAVIDGGDGVAFAEIDLETARARRIGGEAVFRQRRPELYPELLTGTFSWNPYDFFGLYGHEAWPRGKRSKLSAAQFAPSGDISANLDRIEALARQAKAAGAEMVVFPELSVTGIDDPARTAVAVPSPATDRLAALAGELSLHLVCGLAERDGDVLYNSAALIAPDGRITIYRKTHLTEDERSWAAAGDSFVVTDTPLGRVGLLIGHDAMFPEAGRVLALRGCDIIVCPAAIATRFSTPHAGTSVSQPAPIPTGADPHHWHHFRVRAGENNVFFAFANVADAARGYLGLSGVFGPDTFEFPRREALIEGGEGVATATIDTSNLDSVYPTNVVRRKDLVAMRMPHSYRPLVQAVAGNY
- a CDS encoding SDR family NAD(P)-dependent oxidoreductase, producing the protein MDLGLKGAKVLVTGGTKGIGRAIAETFAAEGAHVGLCARNAAEVDSAVAALQATGASAFGGAVDVSDGPGLKAWVADMAAKLGGIDVVVANVSALAIGSDEESWAKGFTTDMMGTVRLVDAAMPYLEQSQQPAIVTVSSVSGREIDFAAGPYGTFKAAIIHYTQGLAYQLAGKGIRANTVSPGNTYFEGGVWEQIKNGNPDLYNTALALNPTGRMGTPQEMANAVVFLASRAASFITGTNVVVDGALTRGVQF
- a CDS encoding ABC transporter ATP-binding protein translates to MENRTDDIALRIRTPLSGPAGPFWLDVDLTIAPGSLLAITGPSGAGKTTLLRAAAGLTRPAEGSIRIGATHWCDTAARLHVPTRKRSIGLVFQDYALFPNMTVRGNVDYAIGSRRCRDEVDELLHLVELHGLADAMPDRLSGGQKQRLALIRVLARRPALLMLDEPLSALDPAMRRKLQDDLLRLHRRFATTTLLVSHDPSEILRLADRLVRMEHGRVVFDGTPAESFGSVARSDPFVVTGIYLDERNASGTCAVLVDGRKLRLRLSGVSDLSVGDPVTLRVDQAVVQCTAPAPGDRLKAYPAAAVAAAELPRT
- the modA gene encoding molybdate ABC transporter substrate-binding protein, with product MAWAVRSAVMGLAVVSFAAPAAADETTLAAGAGYRRPIAELAAAYEKQSGDKLLQVYGHMGQVLAQARESTQIALVCGDKAVLEKAKDLGFAQIAPLGLGRLVIAYRKGLALAKPDDVSAPEFKRIGIPDQASAVYGKAGRQFLERSGLAATIDARLVPVATVPQVTSYVASGEVDAGFINATEAIGAAGNIGGYVAVDGKLYDPAEIVCGVRAPAAKVAESFVQFLGTEQARAILQRYGL
- the modB gene encoding molybdate ABC transporter permease subunit; the encoded protein is MLAAAIEALRDPALIAPALLSLKIAAATLVLHIVFGTLLGWALAQRSWPGRTVLDAVVTIPLVFPPIALGFFLLLLLGRRSPVGQWLDAGFGFSFVFSVEGVLLASVIAGLPLVVKPIEAAIASVSRSLGEASRTLGRNEFETFLFVILPNIRGAIVAGLVLGTARSLGEVGITLMLGGNIVGKTNTISLEVYNAVFNGEYGRAAVLSALLGAVSLVVFGVLRRASRAIPA
- a CDS encoding porin encodes the protein MNIVKGLFLGSAAALLAVGGAQAADLPLKAKAVEYVKVCSIYGAGFYYIPGTDTCIKLGGYLRADVTIGGGSAYNMPAWNSNAGQKNRLSNDYIFRSRQDLNIDTRTATEYGVVRTYFDATFNWTTGTDTVANGHLGVYYAFVQFAGFTFGKAVSQFDTPWTGYPGNNTSFLLGGYDDVTGINQVAYTAEFGNGVSASISLEDQSSYLQSALYNTSFAPNFLAYGANSYAGTSIPDIVGKIRVDQAWGLFQVSAAAHQVRASYYNTALETSGHPSDTWGYAVQGALSLKNLPTGPGDSINITATYSNGATRYVLGGVSPNSFAIYGNNSVPGTYQSVAFGVAADGVFAGTNNLNGTGIEKTSAWGVRGAFNHNWNPNWSTSLFGAYTKLDYNGTATALICTGLGANVAGFNCNPDFAIAQVGTVTRWTPVKGLTLSGEVMYTYLDQASSGILPLTAAGTKPAAFYEFKDQGVWSGNLRVQRNF